The following proteins are co-located in the Roseiconus lacunae genome:
- a CDS encoding autotransporter domain-containing protein, with amino-acid sequence MHQLNLRRAIQLGMLVLVSSSAASSSATAQTYTSTDTPLRIPPAGTTGQTISSINVTDSFAIADLDVNVDYNHTFNADLAATVTSPNGTSVQLFDGVGGATNAQNGGYRFDDDATGSFPVGFPATNQSYQPQQALSAFNGENAQGTWTLTMIDDLGGDIGTLNFWQLFFLSATPPTDASFADVLASASLLEIQATSQFIDLLADRLRGGVTTNARQYAMQMSQISASPQPYEQPFRLVSTAPSDSGIQQVSYHTNPVYHARKISKNSAWVSGYGAQGSVDNGFQYDFAGVAFGAQRQLDCFTAIGLAGNYYGADGSRGSGNVDLDTLGIALYGSRRLRSNMYLTGILGFSDGDYDTSRQTNTGLASGETDSDAFQSYFELGRTYRSRGWTLQPHVAFQYIGVDYDGYSETGASVSNLQIADDNVDSARGILGASVSRNLCVLGGTLAPIYRIAYTHEFADTDQILVGQFAGANGLRIQGAELGRDFLDLGVGFGYAARCGVTLYADYDAQFTSEHDQHTGQGGMMFAW; translated from the coding sequence ATGCATCAATTGAATCTTAGACGTGCGATCCAGCTCGGGATGCTGGTCCTCGTATCTTCGTCGGCTGCGTCTTCATCAGCGACGGCACAAACTTATACCTCGACCGATACCCCGTTGCGGATCCCACCGGCCGGCACGACGGGGCAGACGATCTCTTCGATCAACGTAACCGATTCGTTCGCGATCGCGGACCTTGACGTCAACGTTGACTACAACCACACCTTCAACGCTGACTTGGCCGCGACCGTCACCTCGCCAAACGGAACTTCGGTCCAGCTTTTTGATGGCGTCGGTGGAGCCACGAACGCTCAAAACGGTGGCTACCGCTTTGATGACGATGCGACCGGTTCATTCCCGGTCGGATTCCCCGCGACAAACCAAAGCTACCAACCCCAACAGGCGTTGTCGGCATTCAATGGTGAGAACGCTCAGGGAACATGGACCCTGACGATGATCGATGATTTGGGCGGAGATATTGGAACGCTGAATTTTTGGCAGCTCTTTTTTCTTTCGGCAACTCCACCAACCGATGCCAGTTTCGCGGATGTTCTGGCAAGTGCATCACTGTTAGAAATTCAGGCGACGAGTCAGTTCATCGATTTATTGGCCGACCGACTTCGTGGCGGCGTGACCACGAATGCCAGACAATACGCGATGCAGATGTCCCAGATTTCTGCGTCTCCGCAACCGTACGAACAACCGTTCCGTTTGGTGTCAACAGCCCCGTCAGACTCGGGCATTCAACAGGTTTCTTATCACACCAATCCCGTCTATCACGCTCGAAAAATTTCGAAGAACAGCGCTTGGGTGTCCGGCTATGGGGCCCAAGGTTCGGTCGACAACGGATTTCAGTATGACTTCGCCGGGGTAGCGTTCGGAGCCCAGCGTCAACTCGATTGCTTTACCGCGATCGGACTGGCGGGGAACTACTATGGCGCTGATGGCTCGCGTGGTTCTGGGAACGTCGACCTCGATACGCTTGGGATCGCCCTGTATGGTTCGCGTCGATTGAGATCGAACATGTACTTGACGGGGATCTTAGGATTCAGCGACGGCGACTACGACACATCGCGTCAGACCAACACGGGGTTAGCTTCTGGCGAAACCGACAGCGACGCGTTTCAGAGTTACTTTGAACTGGGCCGGACATATCGATCGCGCGGTTGGACGCTGCAGCCGCACGTTGCGTTTCAGTACATCGGTGTCGACTACGACGGTTACTCTGAAACGGGGGCAAGCGTTTCGAATTTACAGATCGCTGACGACAATGTCGATTCGGCTCGGGGAATCTTGGGCGCCAGCGTATCGCGAAACCTTTGCGTTCTCGGTGGCACGCTCGCACCGATCTATCGTATCGCTTACACGCACGAATTCGCCGACACCGATCAAATTTTGGTCGGTCAGTTTGCCGGAGCGAACGGGCTACGAATTCAAGGGGCCGAACTAGGCCGAGACTTCTTAGATCTCGGTGTCGGATTCGGCTACGCCGCTCGCTGTGGTGTCACGCTCTACGCAGACTACGACGCCCAGTTCACGTCCGAACATGACCAACATACCGGTCAGGGTGGGATGATGTTCGCTTGGTAG
- a CDS encoding DUF1559 family PulG-like putative transporter, which translates to MATSADKKRSARGRQTRPAFTLVELLVVIAIIGIMVGLLLPAVQAAREAARRMQCSNNMKQIGLAIHNYHSQFKQMPANHGLRTDLIAGQTPPSGPSWMTVILPQLEQSAAAEKLNFSGTDFSEDSVYPNRNWEVMSQTQVPTYNCPSSALERYRFQETSQATRDFDPDAPDSYDVQIPDYVATVGYYNPPGSNVFSWDRYYAGKATWSWGWLQDDGYISMLNNKFRERRFSSILDGLSNTIAVGEHGSELQHFDGTREDSRPGRGPGGFWAARPMHFAWSAYHGKTANVTVPRYPNNSLYSGNWTQNGEHTLHNGFRSQHSGGVMFLLGDGSVRFITDSIDFDNIFTALNGRADHYNFDQSFMVQ; encoded by the coding sequence ATGGCAACCTCTGCCGACAAAAAACGTTCGGCCCGTGGTCGGCAAACACGACCCGCATTCACGTTGGTCGAACTTTTAGTCGTGATCGCGATCATCGGCATCATGGTCGGCCTATTACTGCCGGCCGTTCAAGCGGCTCGCGAAGCGGCGCGACGCATGCAATGCTCCAACAACATGAAGCAGATCGGGCTTGCGATTCACAACTATCACTCACAGTTCAAGCAGATGCCGGCCAACCATGGCCTGCGCACGGACCTGATAGCGGGCCAGACGCCGCCATCGGGACCTTCATGGATGACCGTGATCCTTCCACAACTGGAACAATCTGCGGCGGCCGAAAAATTGAATTTTAGCGGCACCGACTTTAGCGAAGACTCGGTCTATCCCAACCGCAACTGGGAGGTGATGAGTCAAACACAGGTGCCGACTTACAACTGCCCTTCAAGTGCCTTGGAACGCTACCGCTTCCAAGAGACCAGCCAAGCGACGCGTGACTTTGATCCGGACGCCCCGGATAGCTACGACGTTCAGATTCCTGACTACGTTGCGACTGTCGGATACTACAACCCGCCAGGTTCGAACGTGTTCTCCTGGGATCGTTACTACGCCGGAAAGGCAACTTGGTCGTGGGGTTGGTTGCAGGACGACGGGTATATCTCGATGTTGAATAACAAATTCCGCGAACGACGCTTCTCCAGCATCCTCGATGGCCTGAGTAACACGATTGCGGTCGGCGAGCATGGATCGGAACTTCAACACTTCGATGGAACCCGCGAAGACTCCCGCCCCGGTCGCGGACCTGGTGGTTTCTGGGCAGCTCGCCCCATGCACTTTGCCTGGAGTGCTTACCACGGGAAAACCGCGAACGTGACCGTCCCACGTTATCCCAACAACAGTCTGTACTCGGGCAACTGGACACAGAACGGCGAGCACACCCTCCACAACGGCTTCCGTTCACAACACTCTGGCGGCGTCATGTTCTTACTCGGCGACGGGTCGGTGCGATTCATCACCGATAGCATCGACTTCGACAATATCTTCACCGCCCTCAACGGCCGGGCAGATCATTACAACTTCGATCAGAGCTTCATGGTCCAGTAA
- a CDS encoding carboxypeptidase regulatory-like domain-containing protein, which translates to MKSKLAFTLLAVALTGFTVTGCGPSQPELGQIEGVLTIDGEPVKNGSIEFIPIGGGRPSLALTNAEGKYEAFYLPNVPGALTGKHRIRFEIAKGKPGDPGLVRPKKNGKRPQGEVKLEPSEIEVVSGENEINFQLVEAS; encoded by the coding sequence ATGAAATCAAAACTAGCGTTCACGTTACTCGCCGTTGCCTTAACCGGCTTCACCGTCACCGGCTGCGGCCCAAGTCAGCCGGAACTAGGGCAAATCGAAGGAGTTTTGACCATCGATGGTGAACCGGTCAAAAACGGCAGTATCGAGTTCATTCCGATCGGTGGCGGGCGACCTTCCCTTGCCCTCACCAATGCCGAGGGAAAATACGAAGCGTTCTACCTACCCAACGTCCCGGGCGCTTTGACCGGCAAACACCGAATTCGATTCGAAATCGCCAAAGGCAAACCCGGTGATCCCGGTTTGGTCCGTCCGAAAAAGAACGGTAAACGCCCGCAAGGCGAAGTCAAACTTGAACCAAGTGAGATCGAAGTGGTTTCCGGTGAGAACGAAATCAACTTCCAGTTAGTCGAGGCGAGTTAA
- the gatB gene encoding Asp-tRNA(Asn)/Glu-tRNA(Gln) amidotransferase subunit GatB: MAELPTTTIIGLEVHVQLRTQTKLFCGCSTKFGGPPNTQVCPVCLGLPGALPVMNEQAIELAIRAGLALQCDIPPMTKWDRKQYFYPDLPKGYQISQFDLPICVDGVLEIDDPADPEKHRKIHITRAHLEEDAGKSMHDETAGSADSRIDLNRCGTPLLEIVSEPDLRTADECLAYLTKLRETMVHLGVSDCEMQEGSLRVDANVNLEIDRHGEVIRTPIVEIKNMNSFRNVAAALDYEVKRQYVEWEDTGWTIKSKGKRTFGWDDVKEVTYPQREKEESADYRYFPCPDLLPVRIPRERVESIRQSLGETPGEARERLQKQYGIKAYDADVIVSQGREMVDYFDTVATHCGDGKRASSWIQQDVLRTLKERDENIDSFPVLAADLGNLLSRVAKGELPNDRARDVFKHLVEKGGTIDQAIEALGIEAVDESEMETLVKRLLDANPKVVEDVKSGNQKAIGPLIGQAKKHNPNANPQTVRQIALRLIEQAP, encoded by the coding sequence ATGGCTGAGCTACCGACTACGACGATTATTGGACTGGAAGTCCACGTTCAACTGCGAACCCAAACAAAACTGTTCTGCGGTTGTAGCACCAAGTTTGGTGGACCGCCGAACACGCAGGTCTGCCCGGTTTGCTTGGGACTGCCGGGGGCGCTTCCGGTGATGAACGAACAGGCGATCGAACTGGCAATTCGAGCCGGACTAGCACTTCAGTGCGATATCCCGCCGATGACAAAGTGGGACCGAAAGCAATACTTCTATCCCGATTTGCCCAAGGGCTATCAGATCAGCCAATTCGATCTTCCGATCTGTGTCGACGGCGTGTTGGAGATCGACGACCCGGCCGATCCCGAAAAACATCGCAAGATTCATATCACCCGCGCCCACTTGGAGGAGGATGCCGGCAAGAGCATGCACGACGAAACGGCGGGTAGTGCCGACAGTCGCATCGATTTGAATCGCTGTGGGACTCCGCTGTTGGAAATCGTTAGTGAGCCGGATTTGCGAACCGCCGACGAGTGTTTGGCTTATCTGACCAAACTAAGAGAGACGATGGTGCACCTTGGTGTTTCTGATTGCGAAATGCAAGAAGGGTCACTTCGTGTCGATGCCAACGTCAACTTGGAAATCGATCGACATGGCGAAGTCATCCGCACACCGATCGTCGAAATCAAGAATATGAATAGCTTCCGGAACGTCGCCGCCGCGCTCGATTACGAAGTCAAACGGCAATACGTCGAGTGGGAAGACACCGGCTGGACGATCAAATCCAAAGGCAAACGGACTTTCGGTTGGGATGACGTCAAAGAGGTCACCTATCCGCAGCGTGAAAAAGAAGAGTCCGCCGACTACCGATACTTCCCCTGTCCCGATTTGTTGCCCGTTCGCATTCCGCGTGAACGTGTCGAAAGTATCCGTCAGTCGCTGGGAGAGACTCCCGGTGAGGCTCGTGAACGATTGCAGAAACAATACGGGATCAAAGCCTATGATGCCGACGTGATCGTTTCACAAGGTCGCGAAATGGTCGATTACTTTGACACCGTTGCCACGCATTGCGGGGATGGCAAGCGGGCGAGTAGTTGGATCCAACAAGACGTCTTGCGGACCTTGAAAGAACGCGACGAAAATATTGATTCCTTTCCTGTGCTCGCCGCCGACCTGGGGAACCTTCTCTCGCGCGTCGCGAAAGGTGAATTGCCAAACGATCGCGCCCGCGACGTGTTTAAACACCTGGTCGAAAAAGGCGGTACGATCGATCAAGCGATTGAAGCACTCGGGATCGAAGCGGTCGACGAATCCGAGATGGAAACACTGGTCAAACGTTTGCTCGACGCAAATCCTAAAGTCGTCGAAGACGTCAAGAGCGGTAATCAAAAGGCGATCGGACCGCTGATCGGCCAGGCAAAGAAGCATAACCCGAATGCCAACCCACAGACCGTGCGACAAATTGCCTTGCGGCTGATCGAACAGGCCCCGTAA
- the gatA gene encoding Asp-tRNA(Asn)/Glu-tRNA(Gln) amidotransferase subunit GatA, translated as MLDSAFELLRQQAEGERSAVEIAQQAIAAIESSQPQHNAYTHFDGDLALATAKAIDEKRAAGKPLGPLAGVPVAVKDVICTSDMPTTCSSKMLRGFRPPYDATVVERLRAADAVIVGKTNMDEFAMGGSTETGAFGVTKNPWDVTLTPGGSSGGATAAVAAQTVPLSLGTDTGGSIRQPSAFCGVTGLKPTYGRVSRYGLVAFASSLDQIGPIAWSAKECALLLNTIAGYEQRDSTSLDRVVPDYVTATDSNDLRGVRVGVLREAMTADGVDPAVQAAVAHAIGVFAELGAEIVDVDLPHREYWVPTYYVIAPSEASSNLSRYDGAHYGHRSEDSDNLEAMYCKSRAEGFGAEVKRRIMIGTYALSEGYADQYYNQALKVRGLIRADYDAAFSQVDVLLGPVTPTPAFELGAKIDDPIQMYLCDLFTVGANLAGVPAISLPAGLTDGGLPVGIQLQAPALEESRLLFAGAAYQSATDYHTKRPRG; from the coding sequence ATGCTCGATTCTGCATTTGAATTGCTTCGTCAGCAGGCTGAGGGAGAGAGATCGGCTGTCGAGATCGCTCAGCAGGCGATCGCCGCGATTGAATCATCGCAGCCTCAGCACAACGCTTACACCCATTTCGATGGTGATTTGGCATTGGCGACGGCGAAGGCGATTGACGAGAAACGTGCCGCCGGCAAACCACTCGGTCCGCTCGCCGGTGTCCCCGTTGCGGTCAAGGATGTGATTTGTACATCGGACATGCCGACGACCTGTTCATCGAAGATGCTGCGTGGGTTCCGGCCACCGTATGATGCGACCGTCGTCGAGCGATTGCGAGCGGCCGACGCGGTGATCGTTGGCAAGACCAACATGGATGAATTCGCGATGGGCGGCAGCACCGAAACCGGTGCCTTCGGCGTTACCAAAAACCCATGGGACGTGACGTTGACCCCCGGCGGCAGCAGCGGCGGAGCGACCGCGGCGGTGGCGGCTCAGACGGTACCGCTCAGTTTGGGAACCGACACCGGCGGCTCGATACGCCAGCCGAGCGCATTTTGCGGTGTGACGGGACTGAAGCCAACCTATGGTCGAGTCAGCCGGTATGGGTTGGTCGCCTTTGCCAGCAGCCTGGATCAGATCGGTCCGATCGCATGGAGTGCTAAAGAGTGCGCATTGCTGCTCAATACGATCGCCGGATATGAACAACGCGATTCGACGTCGCTCGATCGTGTTGTTCCCGATTATGTCACGGCGACGGATTCGAACGACTTGCGCGGTGTTCGCGTCGGCGTGCTTCGCGAGGCAATGACCGCCGATGGGGTCGACCCCGCGGTGCAAGCAGCGGTGGCACACGCGATCGGCGTGTTCGCCGAATTGGGGGCCGAAATTGTCGACGTGGATCTTCCCCACCGCGAGTACTGGGTGCCGACGTATTATGTAATCGCACCGAGTGAGGCGAGCAGCAATCTGTCGCGATATGACGGTGCCCACTACGGTCATCGTAGTGAAGACAGCGATAACCTAGAAGCGATGTACTGCAAAAGCCGAGCCGAAGGATTTGGTGCGGAAGTCAAGCGTCGCATCATGATCGGGACGTATGCGTTAAGCGAAGGCTACGCCGACCAGTACTACAACCAGGCGTTAAAAGTTCGTGGTTTGATCCGCGCCGACTATGACGCGGCCTTTTCACAGGTCGACGTGTTGTTGGGCCCCGTTACGCCGACGCCTGCATTCGAACTGGGGGCCAAAATTGACGACCCGATTCAAATGTACCTATGCGACCTATTCACCGTCGGCGCCAACTTAGCCGGGGTGCCTGCGATCTCACTGCCGGCCGGATTGACGGACGGTGGTCTGCCGGTCGGGATTCAGTTGCAAGCCCCCGCGCTCGAAGAATCGCGGCTCTTGTTCGCCGGAGCGGCATACCAGTCGGCGACGGACTATCACACCAAACGACCTCGCGGATAA